One Microvirga thermotolerans DNA window includes the following coding sequences:
- a CDS encoding BMP family ABC transporter substrate-binding protein has protein sequence MSFRTILGAVAGVTALALTAGGAAAQEKLKIGFIYVGPVGDYGWSHQHDVGRKAVEKAFGDKVETTYVESVPESDSERAIEQLARTGHKLVFTTSFGFMEPTLKVAKKYPNVKFEHATGFKRAPNVSTYAAKFHEGRYIIGQIAAKMSKSGIIGYVGAFPIPEVVAGINSYFLGAQSVNPNIKIKVVWANSWYDPAKEADAAKALLDQGVDVIAQHTDSPAPLQAAEARGKYGFGQASDMEQFAPKAQLTAIVDNWSDYYVARVKAVLDGTWKSEDTWGGLAAHMVVMSPYKNMPDDVKKMAEETEAAIKSGKLNPFKCPVFKQDGSQVECKGNGALSDEQILGMNFYVKGIDDKLPQ, from the coding sequence ATGTCCTTTCGAACCATTCTCGGCGCCGTGGCGGGCGTGACCGCCCTCGCCCTCACGGCCGGCGGCGCGGCCGCGCAGGAAAAGCTCAAGATCGGCTTCATCTACGTCGGCCCGGTCGGCGACTACGGCTGGAGCCATCAGCACGACGTCGGCCGCAAGGCCGTGGAGAAGGCCTTCGGCGACAAGGTCGAGACCACCTACGTGGAGAGCGTGCCCGAGTCCGATTCCGAGCGCGCCATCGAGCAGCTCGCCCGCACCGGCCACAAGCTCGTCTTCACGACCTCTTTCGGCTTCATGGAGCCCACCCTGAAGGTGGCCAAGAAGTACCCGAACGTGAAGTTCGAGCACGCGACGGGCTTCAAGCGGGCTCCCAACGTGTCGACCTATGCGGCCAAGTTCCACGAGGGCCGCTACATCATCGGGCAGATCGCGGCCAAGATGTCGAAGTCGGGCATCATCGGCTATGTCGGCGCCTTCCCGATCCCGGAAGTGGTCGCCGGCATCAACTCGTATTTCCTCGGCGCCCAGTCGGTGAACCCGAACATCAAGATCAAGGTGGTCTGGGCGAATTCCTGGTATGACCCGGCGAAGGAGGCCGACGCGGCCAAGGCGCTGCTCGACCAGGGCGTCGACGTGATCGCCCAGCACACGGACAGCCCGGCGCCGCTCCAGGCGGCGGAGGCGCGCGGCAAGTACGGCTTCGGCCAGGCCTCCGACATGGAGCAGTTCGCGCCGAAGGCGCAGCTCACCGCCATCGTCGACAACTGGTCCGACTACTACGTCGCCCGCGTCAAGGCGGTTCTCGACGGCACCTGGAAGTCCGAGGACACCTGGGGCGGCCTTGCCGCTCACATGGTGGTGATGTCCCCCTACAAGAACATGCCGGACGACGTGAAGAAGATGGCCGAGGAGACCGAGGCCGCCATCAAGTCCGGCAAGCTCAACCCCTTCAAGTGCCCCGTCTTCAAGCAGGACGGCTCCCAGGTGGAGTGCAAGGGCAATGGCGCCCTCTCCGACGAGCAGATCCTGGGCATGAACTTCTACGTGAAGGGCATCGACGACAAGCTTCCCCAGTAA
- a CDS encoding ABC transporter permease has translation MTTFEAILLTIVTASTPLLIAALGELVTERSGVLNLGVEGMMAMGAACSFAAAVTFDSTPVGVAAGILAGVAMALVFALVVLGFAANQVGSGLALTILGLGLAGLIGAPFVGARRAPVEAISVPGLSDIPMVGRLFFEQDLFVYASILLTVAVALFLNRTRAGLVVRSIGENHTSAHGLGLPVLRTRLLAILFGGACAGLAGAYLSLVYTRFWSPGMTAGRGWIALALVVFAAWRPGWVLVGAYIFGAATVLQLHAQAAQFGVPSQLLSAVPYLATILALLLLSLRRGRAIGAPGSLGAPFVPDR, from the coding sequence ATGACCACGTTCGAGGCCATCCTTCTCACCATCGTCACCGCCTCGACGCCGCTGCTCATCGCGGCGCTCGGGGAGCTGGTGACGGAGCGCTCCGGCGTCCTCAACCTCGGCGTCGAAGGGATGATGGCGATGGGGGCCGCCTGCAGCTTCGCGGCGGCCGTGACCTTCGACTCCACGCCGGTCGGCGTCGCCGCCGGCATCCTGGCGGGCGTGGCGATGGCGCTCGTCTTCGCCCTGGTCGTCCTGGGCTTCGCCGCCAACCAGGTCGGCTCCGGCCTTGCCCTCACCATCCTCGGCCTCGGCCTCGCGGGCCTCATCGGAGCGCCCTTCGTCGGCGCGCGGCGCGCCCCCGTGGAGGCGATCTCCGTCCCCGGCCTCAGCGACATCCCGATGGTGGGGCGCCTTTTCTTCGAGCAGGACCTGTTCGTCTATGCCTCGATCCTCCTCACCGTGGCGGTCGCGCTCTTCCTCAACAGGACGAGAGCGGGCCTCGTGGTGCGCTCCATCGGCGAGAATCACACCTCCGCCCACGGCCTGGGTCTGCCCGTCCTTCGCACGCGGCTTCTGGCGATTCTCTTCGGAGGGGCCTGCGCCGGCCTCGCCGGAGCCTATCTCTCCCTCGTCTATACCCGGTTCTGGTCGCCCGGCATGACGGCCGGGCGGGGATGGATCGCGCTCGCCCTCGTGGTCTTTGCCGCCTGGCGGCCCGGCTGGGTGCTGGTCGGCGCCTATATCTTCGGCGCGGCGACCGTCCTGCAGCTCCATGCCCAGGCGGCCCAGTTCGGAGTGCCCTCGCAGCTGCTCTCCGCCGTTCCCTACCTCGCGACCATTCTCGCGCTCCTGCTCCTGTCCCTGCGCCGCGGGCGCGCCATCGGGGCGCCCGGCTCCCTCGGGGCGCCTTTCGTGCCTGACCGGTGA
- a CDS encoding ABC transporter permease produces MRLELTPRASVAPAMRALAPVVAFVTAFLIAGLVIWLLGRSPIAAFQVYVTQPLSDPWSIQELLVKATPLALIAIGLSYCFRANLWNIGAEGQYVIGAILGGWLALRTHGTEAGAWVLPLMLALGILGGMLWGLIPAFLKTRFGVNEILTSLMLVYVAQLLLDYLVRGPWRDPKGFNFPQSVTFDPAATLPTLAETSRVHYGTVFALIAVIVTALVVGRTLFGYRLKLTGDAPRAARFAGFSAKSTTLAVFAISGGLAGLAGIGEVAGQIGQLQPSISPGYGFTAITVAFLGRLNPFGILVAALVVALTFIGGESAQILLKLPLDLTQAFQGILLLCVLSADALVSYRIRIVGRGGGK; encoded by the coding sequence ATGCGCCTTGAGCTGACGCCGCGCGCATCCGTGGCGCCCGCGATGCGCGCGCTTGCGCCCGTCGTCGCCTTCGTGACGGCCTTTCTCATCGCGGGTCTCGTGATCTGGCTCCTCGGCCGCTCCCCGATCGCCGCCTTCCAGGTCTACGTCACGCAGCCCCTGAGCGATCCCTGGTCGATCCAGGAGCTCCTGGTGAAGGCGACGCCGCTCGCCCTCATCGCCATCGGCCTGTCCTACTGCTTCCGCGCCAATCTCTGGAACATCGGGGCCGAGGGGCAATACGTGATCGGGGCGATCCTCGGCGGCTGGCTGGCGCTGCGCACCCACGGGACCGAGGCGGGGGCATGGGTGCTTCCCCTCATGCTCGCCCTCGGCATTCTCGGCGGGATGCTCTGGGGCCTCATCCCCGCCTTCCTGAAGACCCGTTTCGGCGTGAACGAGATCCTCACGAGCCTCATGCTCGTCTACGTGGCGCAGCTTCTGCTCGACTATCTCGTGCGCGGGCCCTGGCGCGATCCGAAAGGCTTCAACTTTCCCCAGTCGGTCACCTTCGATCCCGCCGCCACCCTGCCGACCCTCGCGGAGACGAGCCGCGTCCATTACGGGACCGTCTTCGCGCTCATCGCCGTGATCGTGACCGCTCTCGTGGTGGGCCGGACCCTCTTCGGATACCGCCTGAAGCTCACGGGGGACGCGCCCCGCGCGGCCCGCTTCGCCGGGTTCAGCGCGAAGAGCACGACGCTTGCGGTATTCGCCATCTCCGGCGGCCTCGCGGGCCTTGCCGGGATCGGAGAGGTGGCCGGACAGATCGGCCAGCTTCAGCCCTCCATTTCTCCGGGATACGGCTTCACGGCCATCACAGTCGCCTTCCTGGGCAGGCTCAACCCCTTCGGAATCCTCGTCGCGGCGCTGGTAGTCGCGCTGACCTTCATCGGCGGCGAGAGCGCCCAGATCCTGCTCAAGCTGCCGCTGGACCTGACGCAGGCGTTCCAGGGTATCCTTCTTCTCTGCGTGCTCTCGGCCGACGCCCTGGTGAGCTACCGCATCCGCATCGTCGGCCGGGGAGGGGGCAAATGA
- a CDS encoding ABC transporter ATP-binding protein gives MTANVSSSRPLVELKGISKRYGDLLANDSIDLSIERSEIHALLGENGAGKSTLVKILYGVIEPSAGQILWEGRPVSIGSPVEARALGIGMVFQHFSLFEEMTVAENITVALSNDWTLARVRARLGDISRAYGLALEPDRAVWTLSAGERQRIEIVRCLLQNPRLLILDEPTSVLTPQEAEHLFGTLDKLAADGCSILYISHKLEEVRRLCRRATILRGGRVVGTLDPRAKSAREIAAMMVGAEVGEVRSGTPHRPRGEMLEVRGLSMPAGSLHGQSLHDIFLSARAGEVVGIAGVAGNGQSELFAALSGERPADRPEVIRIAGRDCGTEGIDARRRLGAAFVPEERLGHAAAPTHRLSENTLISHAAAEVSRSGFILIDAARRLAQSIVKGFDVRTPESDPQARKLSGGNLQKFVIGREIIRRPKLLVVDQPTWGVDAGAARLIRQALVDLAGEGSAVVVVSQDLDELFEIADRMAVIHQGRLSPLRSISEWTREAVGLEMLGETQLHEASHAP, from the coding sequence GTGACGGCAAACGTTTCATCATCGCGGCCCCTCGTCGAGCTGAAAGGCATCAGCAAGCGCTACGGCGACCTCCTGGCCAACGACAGCATCGACCTCTCGATCGAGCGGAGCGAGATCCATGCGCTGCTGGGGGAGAACGGCGCCGGCAAGTCCACGCTCGTGAAGATCCTCTACGGCGTCATCGAGCCGAGCGCGGGGCAGATTCTCTGGGAGGGGCGGCCAGTCTCCATCGGCTCGCCGGTGGAGGCGCGGGCGCTGGGCATCGGCATGGTGTTCCAGCACTTCTCCCTCTTCGAAGAAATGACCGTCGCCGAGAACATCACGGTCGCCTTGTCGAACGACTGGACGCTCGCCCGCGTTCGGGCGCGGCTCGGCGACATCAGCCGCGCCTACGGGCTTGCCCTGGAACCGGACCGAGCGGTGTGGACCCTGTCGGCAGGCGAACGGCAGCGCATCGAGATCGTCCGCTGCCTGCTCCAGAACCCGCGCCTCCTCATCCTCGACGAGCCGACCTCCGTGCTGACGCCGCAGGAGGCCGAGCACCTCTTCGGCACGCTGGACAAGCTGGCGGCGGACGGCTGCTCCATCCTCTACATCTCCCACAAGCTCGAAGAGGTCCGCCGCCTCTGCCGCCGCGCGACGATCCTGCGTGGCGGGCGGGTGGTCGGAACCCTCGATCCGCGCGCGAAGAGCGCGCGGGAGATCGCCGCGATGATGGTCGGAGCCGAGGTCGGGGAGGTCCGTTCGGGCACTCCGCACCGGCCGCGGGGAGAGATGCTCGAGGTTCGCGGCCTCTCCATGCCCGCCGGCAGTCTGCACGGCCAGTCCCTTCACGATATCTTCCTCAGCGCCCGCGCGGGCGAGGTCGTCGGCATCGCGGGAGTCGCCGGCAACGGGCAGAGCGAACTCTTCGCCGCCCTCTCCGGCGAACGTCCGGCCGACCGTCCCGAGGTCATCCGCATCGCCGGCCGGGACTGCGGAACGGAAGGGATCGACGCCCGCCGCCGCCTGGGCGCCGCCTTCGTTCCCGAGGAGCGGCTGGGCCATGCGGCGGCGCCGACCCATCGCCTGAGCGAGAACACGCTCATCTCCCATGCGGCCGCCGAGGTCAGCCGGTCCGGCTTCATCCTGATCGACGCCGCCCGGCGGCTGGCGCAGTCCATCGTGAAGGGCTTCGACGTCCGCACCCCGGAGAGCGACCCGCAGGCGCGCAAGCTCTCCGGCGGCAACCTTCAGAAATTCGTCATCGGCCGGGAGATCATCCGGCGGCCGAAGCTGCTGGTGGTCGACCAGCCGACCTGGGGCGTCGACGCCGGCGCGGCGCGGCTGATCCGCCAGGCCCTCGTCGATCTCGCCGGGGAGGGCAGCGCGGTCGTGGTCGTCAGCCAGGACCTGGACGAGCTGTTCGAGATCGCCGACAGGATGGCGGTCATTCACCAAGGCCGCCTGAGCCCGTTGAGGAGCATCTCCGAATGGACGAGGGAAGCGGTCGGCCTCGAAATGCTGGGAGAAACGCAATTGCATGAGGCCTCTCATGCGCCTTGA
- a CDS encoding UbiH/UbiF family hydroxylase has product MSERTHDIVVVGAGAAGLCAALAFARDGYRTALVGALDARRDGRTVALLNGSVRFLEALGVWPSVRAEAAPLETMRIVDDTGSLFRPPPASFRASEIGLDAFGWNVENVALVERLAAAAERQEHLTLFPDQATGFAAGRDEAVVNLSAGDPLKGSLVVAADGRNSRLRQAAGIEARTWSYPQSAVTALLAHERAHRDVSTEFHTRHGPFTLVPLPGRRSSLVWVAKTEEAERLSALDDERLALAIERQAHSILGAMRLDGPRGLVPMTGLSVTRFVAPRLALVGEAAHVFPPIGAQGLNLGLRDVAALRDAVVDAGDEGHEPGSDDALRRYQRGRDLDVRLRTAAVDGLNRTLLAGLLPADFLRGAGLLTLSHVGPLRRAVMREGVTPRFGVPRLMQEASAA; this is encoded by the coding sequence GTGTCGGAACGAACCCATGACATCGTCGTCGTCGGCGCCGGGGCTGCGGGGCTCTGCGCCGCCCTCGCCTTCGCCCGCGACGGGTACAGGACGGCTCTCGTCGGCGCCCTCGATGCACGGCGGGACGGACGGACCGTGGCGCTGCTCAACGGCTCGGTCCGCTTTCTCGAGGCCCTCGGCGTCTGGCCGTCGGTGAGGGCCGAGGCCGCGCCCCTCGAAACCATGCGGATCGTGGACGACACGGGCAGCCTCTTCCGACCGCCGCCCGCCTCCTTCCGCGCCTCCGAGATCGGTCTCGACGCGTTCGGCTGGAACGTCGAGAACGTCGCTCTCGTGGAGAGGCTCGCCGCGGCCGCGGAGCGCCAGGAGCATCTGACCCTGTTTCCGGACCAGGCGACGGGCTTCGCCGCAGGAAGGGACGAGGCGGTCGTGAACCTCTCGGCGGGCGATCCCCTCAAGGGCAGCCTCGTCGTGGCCGCGGACGGCCGCAATTCGCGGCTGCGTCAGGCGGCGGGGATCGAGGCGCGGACCTGGTCCTATCCGCAATCGGCGGTGACGGCGCTCCTCGCCCACGAACGCGCCCACCGGGACGTCTCGACCGAGTTCCACACCCGCCACGGCCCGTTCACGCTGGTTCCCCTGCCCGGCCGGCGCTCGAGCCTGGTCTGGGTCGCTAAGACGGAGGAGGCGGAGCGCCTTTCCGCCCTCGACGACGAGCGTCTCGCCCTCGCCATCGAGCGCCAGGCCCACTCGATCCTCGGAGCGATGCGCCTCGACGGCCCCCGGGGGCTCGTTCCCATGACGGGGCTCTCCGTCACGCGGTTCGTGGCCCCGCGGCTCGCCCTGGTCGGCGAGGCGGCCCATGTTTTCCCGCCGATCGGAGCGCAGGGCCTCAACCTGGGCCTGCGCGACGTGGCTGCGCTGCGGGATGCGGTGGTCGATGCCGGAGACGAAGGGCACGAGCCCGGATCCGACGATGCGCTCCGCCGCTACCAGCGCGGTCGGGACCTCGACGTGCGTCTGCGGACGGCGGCGGTGGACGGCCTCAACCGCACCCTCCTCGCCGGGCTCCTGCCCGCCGACTTCCTGCGCGGCGCAGGGCTTTTGACCCTGAGCCATGTCGGCCCTCTGCGCCGCGCGGTCATGCGCGAGGGCGTCACGCCGCGATTCGGGGTGCCCCGCCTCATGCAGGAGGCATCGGCCGCCTAA
- a CDS encoding AEC family transporter, which produces MSDLLGLINLLAPFFGLIGLGFLCGRIVKQPEAGLAWMQFFLIYVALPCLFFRLIADKSLDQLTNWSFVLATTTATFCAFLLSFAAGWRHTKDMAQSVMQGVAGSYSNIGYMGPPLVLAAIGSAASAPVVLIFVFDNLLLFSLVPLLMSVAGLEKLSLGATLRRIVWRVLTHPFNVATALGVTASYLHLELPPALNQMVTWLSGAAAPCALFILGVTVALRPLRRIPGEVPALVLVKLVLHPFMVWGLLSALGNFGPVWTYAAVTMAALPPALNIFVISTQYNVGVERASACVLVGTVASMLSLTALLYAIRIGALPYDLLP; this is translated from the coding sequence ATGTCCGACCTGCTCGGGCTGATCAATCTTCTTGCGCCGTTCTTCGGGCTGATTGGCCTCGGCTTCCTCTGCGGCAGGATCGTCAAGCAGCCGGAGGCCGGGCTTGCCTGGATGCAGTTCTTCCTCATCTATGTGGCGCTGCCCTGCCTGTTCTTCCGGCTGATCGCCGATAAATCCCTGGACCAGTTGACGAACTGGTCCTTCGTGCTGGCCACGACGACGGCGACCTTCTGCGCCTTCCTGCTCTCCTTCGCCGCCGGCTGGCGCCATACGAAGGACATGGCCCAATCGGTGATGCAGGGGGTGGCGGGCTCCTATTCGAATATCGGGTACATGGGGCCGCCCCTGGTGCTCGCGGCCATCGGCAGCGCCGCCAGCGCCCCGGTCGTCCTGATCTTCGTGTTCGACAACCTGCTCCTGTTCTCCCTCGTGCCCCTGCTGATGTCCGTAGCGGGACTGGAGAAGCTGAGCCTCGGCGCGACCCTGCGGCGGATCGTCTGGCGCGTCCTCACGCACCCCTTCAACGTGGCGACGGCGCTGGGCGTGACCGCCAGCTATCTGCACCTGGAACTCCCCCCGGCCCTCAACCAGATGGTGACATGGCTCTCCGGCGCGGCCGCGCCCTGCGCCCTGTTCATCCTCGGCGTGACCGTGGCGCTGCGTCCGCTCCGGCGCATTCCGGGAGAGGTGCCCGCCCTCGTCCTCGTCAAGCTGGTCCTGCACCCCTTCATGGTCTGGGGGCTTCTCTCGGCGCTGGGGAATTTCGGTCCGGTCTGGACCTATGCCGCCGTCACCATGGCGGCCCTGCCGCCGGCTCTGAACATCTTCGTGATCTCGACCCAGTACAACGTGGGGGTGGAGCGGGCCTCGGCCTGCGTCCTCGTGGGCACCGTCGCTTCCATGCTCTCCCTGACGGCGCTTCTCTACGCCATCCGGATCGGCGCGCTGCCCTACGACCTGCTTCCTTAG
- the hspQ gene encoding heat shock protein HspQ, which translates to MKAGFAKFAIGQVVKHRLFDFRGLIFDVDPEFDNTEEWWLSIPEEIRPRKDQPFYHLFAENAESEYIAYVSEQNLVPDPSAEPLRNPMIEEMFDRDERGLYRAKPILAH; encoded by the coding sequence ATGAAAGCGGGTTTTGCCAAATTCGCGATCGGCCAGGTCGTCAAGCACAGGCTTTTCGATTTCCGGGGTCTGATCTTCGATGTGGACCCGGAATTCGACAATACCGAGGAGTGGTGGCTGTCGATCCCGGAGGAGATCCGGCCGCGCAAGGACCAGCCCTTCTACCATCTCTTCGCGGAGAACGCCGAGAGCGAGTACATCGCCTATGTCTCGGAGCAGAACCTGGTGCCGGACCCTTCGGCCGAGCCTCTGCGCAACCCCATGATCGAGGAGATGTTCGACCGTGACGAGCGCGGCCTTTATCGGGCCAAGCCCATTCTGGCCCATTGA
- a CDS encoding invasion associated locus B family protein produces the protein MSFATRLASLGGTRGLTTAMALILSAAPALAQTKPAAPAPAKPPAAQAQPAQQAQQPQNNGPMVVQVKAEPSQPEWTKVCGKDQGTNSEICYTTRDFVSDQGQPVLAVALYDVKGPQNKKIVRFLMPLGLLLQPGIRFTVDQGAPTDGKYAICFPNGCFAEAEVKDDFVAAMKKGQNLNVSVQNQAGRLVTFAVPAAGFGKAFDGPPIDPKVLEEQQKKLQEELEKKSEELRKKLGGDASAAPAAPAAQAPKP, from the coding sequence ATGTCTTTCGCGACCCGCCTCGCGAGCCTGGGGGGCACCCGTGGCCTGACCACGGCCATGGCACTCATCCTGAGTGCGGCGCCGGCTCTGGCGCAGACGAAGCCTGCTGCGCCCGCTCCCGCAAAGCCCCCCGCAGCGCAGGCCCAGCCGGCGCAGCAGGCTCAGCAGCCCCAGAACAACGGGCCGATGGTCGTTCAGGTGAAGGCCGAGCCCTCCCAGCCGGAGTGGACGAAGGTCTGCGGCAAGGACCAGGGCACCAACTCGGAGATCTGCTACACCACCCGCGACTTCGTGTCCGACCAGGGCCAGCCCGTCCTGGCCGTGGCGCTCTATGACGTGAAGGGTCCGCAGAACAAGAAGATCGTCCGCTTCCTGATGCCCCTGGGTCTCCTCCTGCAGCCCGGCATCCGCTTCACGGTCGACCAGGGCGCGCCGACCGACGGCAAGTACGCGATCTGCTTCCCGAACGGCTGCTTCGCCGAGGCCGAGGTGAAGGACGACTTCGTGGCCGCCATGAAGAAGGGCCAGAACCTCAACGTGAGCGTTCAGAACCAGGCCGGCCGCCTCGTCACCTTCGCAGTGCCTGCCGCCGGCTTCGGCAAGGCCTTCGACGGCCCGCCGATCGATCCGAAGGTGCTCGAGGAGCAGCAGAAGAAGCTGCAGGAAGAGCTCGAGAAGAAGAGCGAGGAACTCCGCAAGAAGCTCGGCGGCGATGCCTCCGCGGCGCCTGCGGCTCCCGCGGCCCAGGCTCCGAAGCCGTAA
- a CDS encoding extracellular solute-binding protein codes for MRPSRREMLGILAASPLAWAGSALPASATERHGIAMHGEPALPAGFPHLPYANPDAPRGGRIILALQGSFDSLNPLIVLGVAPDVVPRYVLQSMMMRSLDEPFTVYGLVARSAEMPEDRSAVTFNLDPRARFSDGRPLTAEDVRFTFELLRKHGKPFHRSSFGQARSVTVETPHRIRFDLTGANDRELPLNIAMMPIFAAHATDPETFGSTTLTPPVGSGPYRIAEVRPGERIVLRRREDYWGKDLPIVRGLFNFDEIRYDFYRDANTMFEAFKAGLYDFRLEGDPDRWSTGYDFPALREGRVAVESLPIRTPKGMNGFVFNTRRAIFADMRVREALGHLFDFGWVNRNLYHGLLTRSDSYFAGSDLSSAGRPAGEQERSLLAPFPDAVRPDILEGRWAPPSSDGSGRDREQAREALRILDDAGWALRNGTLRRKDNGEPFTFEMLVNSRQQERLALNFAQSLARIGIAARVRLVDDVQYWRRLSTFDFDMVQWVWPASASPGNEQRNRWSSTAAQRGGSLNYSGASSPAIDRMIDALLEARTREDFVAAVRALDRVLLSGFYVVPLFYVNDQWLAYRTGLKRPERLPFLGTNIDTWWWQAR; via the coding sequence ATGCGGCCATCACGTCGAGAAATGCTGGGAATCCTCGCCGCCTCGCCCCTCGCCTGGGCGGGGTCCGCGCTGCCGGCTTCCGCAACGGAGCGGCATGGAATCGCCATGCACGGGGAGCCGGCCCTGCCCGCCGGGTTCCCTCACCTGCCCTATGCCAACCCCGACGCGCCCCGCGGCGGGCGAATCATCCTCGCCCTCCAGGGCAGCTTCGACAGCCTCAATCCGCTGATCGTGCTCGGCGTCGCGCCCGACGTGGTGCCGCGCTATGTCCTCCAGAGCATGATGATGCGCTCCCTCGACGAGCCCTTCACGGTCTACGGGCTCGTGGCCCGGTCGGCCGAGATGCCGGAGGACCGCAGCGCGGTCACCTTCAACCTCGACCCGCGGGCGCGCTTCTCGGACGGGCGCCCCCTCACGGCGGAAGACGTTCGCTTCACCTTCGAGCTGCTGCGGAAGCACGGGAAACCCTTCCACCGGTCGAGCTTCGGGCAGGCCCGGTCCGTCACGGTGGAAACGCCGCATCGGATCCGGTTCGACCTGACCGGCGCCAACGACCGCGAACTGCCCCTCAACATCGCCATGATGCCGATCTTCGCGGCCCACGCCACGGACCCGGAGACCTTCGGCAGCACCACCCTTACGCCGCCCGTCGGCTCCGGTCCCTACCGGATCGCCGAGGTGAGACCGGGCGAGCGCATCGTCCTGAGACGGCGGGAGGACTATTGGGGCAAGGACCTGCCGATCGTGCGCGGCCTCTTCAACTTCGACGAGATCCGGTACGATTTCTATCGTGACGCCAATACGATGTTCGAGGCCTTTAAGGCAGGACTTTATGACTTCCGGCTGGAGGGGGACCCGGACCGGTGGTCGACGGGATACGACTTTCCGGCCCTCCGGGAGGGGAGGGTCGCCGTGGAGAGCCTGCCCATCCGCACCCCGAAGGGGATGAACGGATTCGTCTTCAACACGCGCCGCGCCATCTTCGCGGACATGCGCGTCCGGGAGGCGCTCGGCCATCTCTTCGACTTCGGGTGGGTGAACCGGAATCTCTACCATGGCCTCCTCACCCGGTCGGACAGCTATTTCGCCGGATCGGACCTCTCCTCCGCAGGAAGGCCGGCGGGCGAGCAGGAACGCTCCCTGCTCGCTCCCTTCCCGGACGCCGTCCGGCCCGACATTCTCGAGGGGCGCTGGGCGCCGCCGTCGTCGGACGGCTCCGGACGCGACCGGGAACAGGCCCGGGAGGCCCTCCGGATCCTGGACGACGCGGGCTGGGCGCTCCGGAACGGAACGCTCCGCCGCAAGGACAACGGCGAGCCTTTCACGTTCGAGATGCTGGTCAATTCCCGCCAGCAGGAGAGGCTCGCCCTGAATTTCGCCCAGTCCCTCGCCCGCATCGGGATCGCCGCGAGGGTGCGCCTGGTGGATGACGTCCAGTACTGGCGGCGGCTCTCCACCTTCGACTTCGACATGGTGCAATGGGTCTGGCCCGCCTCCGCCTCCCCCGGGAACGAGCAGCGCAACCGCTGGAGCAGCACCGCCGCCCAGCGGGGCGGTTCGCTGAACTATTCGGGGGCGTCGTCCCCCGCCATCGACCGGATGATCGATGCCCTTCTGGAAGCCCGGACCCGTGAGGATTTCGTCGCCGCCGTCCGGGCCCTGGATCGCGTTCTCCTGTCGGGATTCTACGTCGTTCCCCTGTTTTACGTGAACGATCAATGGCTTGCCTATCGCACCGGCCTCAAGCGCCCGGAGCGGCTGCCTTTCCTGGGCACCAACATCGACACCTGGTGGTGGCAGGCGCGATAG